One Aneurinibacillus migulanus genomic region harbors:
- the yfmH gene encoding EF-P 5-aminopentanol modification-associated protein YfmH, producing the protein MKTKRYERLNETLYYEQLDNGLEVYILPKSGFSKTYATFTTRYGSIDNEFQAPGKERLKVPDGIAHFLEHKMFEEEEGDVFAEFAAHGASANAFTSFDRTAYLFSSTQDVERNVETLLNFVQKPYFTDENVEKEKGIIGQEIRMYDDDADWRVYFGLIANYYHNHPVKIDIAGTVESISKITKELLYECYETFYHPSNMLLFIVGAVEPEKMMELVRKNQAKKAYDKQAPIERFYPDEPTTVARQRSIVHLPVGIPKCLFGFKDKQVGLTGEELLKREVATEILLDILFSPSSDLYQKLYDAGLINSGFGADYSGEPQYGFSIIGGDTKDPDALISMVNTELKNVLTQGLDEEAFTLSKKKKTGEFLRALNSVEFIANSFTKYRFGDTDLFARADILEAMTLEDVSARLKDHIDFSQFSVSIVTSPGQ; encoded by the coding sequence ATGAAAACAAAACGATACGAACGACTGAATGAAACGCTGTATTATGAGCAGCTTGATAATGGCTTGGAAGTGTATATTCTGCCAAAATCAGGGTTCAGTAAAACATATGCAACGTTTACAACCCGCTATGGCTCAATTGATAACGAATTTCAGGCTCCTGGTAAAGAACGGTTAAAAGTACCGGATGGCATCGCGCACTTCCTTGAACATAAAATGTTCGAAGAGGAGGAGGGGGACGTATTTGCAGAATTCGCGGCGCATGGTGCCTCGGCCAATGCATTTACGAGCTTTGATCGTACGGCATACTTGTTTTCAAGCACACAGGATGTGGAGCGCAATGTAGAAACGCTTCTTAATTTTGTACAGAAGCCTTATTTTACAGATGAAAATGTAGAAAAAGAGAAAGGGATTATTGGACAAGAAATCCGTATGTATGATGACGATGCAGATTGGCGCGTATATTTCGGATTAATCGCCAACTATTACCATAATCATCCTGTAAAAATCGATATCGCTGGTACAGTTGAATCGATTAGTAAAATTACAAAAGAGCTGCTCTATGAATGCTACGAAACATTTTATCATCCGTCTAATATGCTACTGTTTATCGTGGGGGCGGTAGAACCGGAGAAGATGATGGAGCTGGTACGGAAAAATCAGGCCAAAAAGGCGTATGATAAACAGGCACCGATAGAACGTTTCTATCCTGATGAACCTACTACCGTAGCACGACAACGCTCCATTGTTCATCTGCCCGTTGGCATCCCGAAGTGTTTGTTCGGATTTAAAGATAAACAGGTTGGCTTGACTGGAGAGGAATTGTTGAAACGAGAAGTGGCCACAGAAATTTTGCTCGACATTTTGTTCAGTCCGAGTTCCGACTTGTATCAGAAGCTGTATGACGCCGGGTTGATTAATAGCGGGTTCGGGGCTGACTATTCAGGCGAACCTCAGTATGGCTTCTCCATAATTGGCGGTGACACGAAGGACCCTGATGCATTAATATCTATGGTAAATACGGAATTAAAAAACGTGCTCACACAGGGGCTTGATGAAGAAGCCTTTACGCTATCGAAAAAGAAAAAAACAGGGGAATTCCTGCGGGCGCTCAATTCCGTCGAATTTATTGCCAATTCCTTTACGAAATACCGATTCGGAGATACAGATTTATTCGCCCGTGCCGATATTCTTGAAGCAATGACGCTTGAGGATGTAAGTGCGCGGTTGAAAGATCATATCGATTTTAGTCAATTCTCGGTGTCCATCGTGACTTCGCCTGGGCAGTAG
- the ppdK gene encoding pyruvate, phosphate dikinase: protein MQAKNRRCAPYPATMMSEKYVYLFHEGNASMNELLGRKGANLAEMSALGLPVPPGFTITTSACRRFYDEGKTIHPDIGRDIYHALHTLEETSGKRFGHPSNPLLVSVRSGSSTSMPGMMDTILNLGLNDYTVTALVKHKENKHFAYDSYRRFIQMFSSIVLGVDESLFEDELEKVKQQANVEQDSQLTPDHLLDLILIYKEIVMKETGHKFPQDPKQQLLTAIGAVFDSWYNPRATFYRRIHKIPDHIGTAVTIQQMVFGNLGPNSGTGIAFTRHPSTGENELFGEFMFNAQGEDIVAGIRTPQPMTVLKERLPETFAQFDTIACHLEKHYRDVQDIEFTVEESELYVLQTRSAKRTAEANIKIAVDMANEGVIDREEAIMRVDPAAIAPLMQHTIDPAAELNVIGKGLDASSGAATGIIVFDAEEAERQHRTGHSVILVRQETTPEDIHGILASAGVLTTRGGVTSHAAVVARDLGTPSVVGCESFKVDMEQRELHTDTVILKEGDVITICGSTGRVILGEVPLVPPKFSREFCTLLEWTNEFKTMRVYSSVNTPQEAELARKMGAEGVGLCRTELMFMDPERLPRVTRMILARNQFERRKALNELIPMQKYDFHGIFRAMAGKQVTIRLIDPPLHEFLPNPSALALELERARVAGDNELVEEKEALQQRIEILHELNPSFGHRGCRIGITYPEIYEVQTRAIAEAALELKMEGIEVYPRIIVPLVSDWREMKKVRETVEETLQQVFSIYRDRIDIPIGVFIELPRACMTADKIAEYADFITFGTNDLTQSAYGFSRDDAEGKYLAYYLDNNILPENPFVYLDTEGVGRLIEIAIEQGRKNKPNLKTGVCGEHTSEKDSVLFLQNLGMNFISSVPQRIPSARIAAAQAAIRTRRHLENR, encoded by the coding sequence ATGCAGGCAAAAAATCGGAGGTGTGCGCCATATCCGGCGACAATGATGAGCGAGAAATACGTATATTTATTTCATGAAGGCAATGCAAGCATGAATGAACTCCTTGGGAGAAAAGGTGCCAATCTAGCAGAGATGAGTGCGCTTGGCCTGCCTGTCCCTCCTGGATTTACCATTACTACGAGTGCTTGCCGCCGTTTTTATGATGAAGGCAAAACCATTCACCCGGACATCGGCCGGGACATCTATCATGCTCTTCACACACTGGAGGAAACATCGGGCAAGCGATTCGGCCATCCGAGCAATCCGCTTCTCGTATCGGTCCGCTCAGGCTCGTCCACGTCCATGCCTGGCATGATGGATACCATCCTAAATTTAGGACTTAACGATTATACGGTCACTGCTCTTGTGAAGCATAAGGAGAATAAGCATTTCGCATATGATTCATACCGTCGCTTCATTCAAATGTTCAGCTCTATCGTGTTAGGCGTAGATGAGAGCCTGTTTGAGGACGAATTAGAGAAGGTAAAGCAGCAAGCGAACGTAGAACAGGATTCGCAGCTTACTCCTGATCATCTGCTGGATTTAATTTTAATCTATAAAGAAATCGTCATGAAAGAAACGGGACATAAGTTTCCTCAAGACCCAAAACAGCAACTTCTTACAGCTATTGGTGCCGTATTCGATTCATGGTACAATCCGCGAGCGACATTCTATCGACGCATTCATAAAATTCCTGATCATATCGGCACCGCCGTCACAATTCAACAGATGGTATTTGGCAATCTCGGACCAAATTCAGGGACAGGCATCGCGTTTACCCGCCACCCTTCCACAGGAGAGAACGAGCTGTTTGGGGAATTCATGTTCAATGCGCAGGGCGAGGATATCGTCGCAGGCATTCGTACACCACAACCGATGACAGTGCTGAAGGAGCGACTGCCGGAAACGTTTGCCCAGTTCGACACGATTGCTTGCCATCTTGAAAAACATTACCGCGATGTACAGGATATAGAATTTACTGTGGAAGAAAGCGAATTGTATGTTCTGCAGACGCGCTCAGCTAAACGAACCGCAGAAGCCAATATTAAAATCGCGGTCGATATGGCAAATGAAGGGGTTATCGATCGAGAAGAAGCAATTATGCGCGTCGATCCGGCTGCCATCGCTCCGCTCATGCAACACACCATCGATCCGGCTGCTGAGCTGAACGTTATCGGCAAAGGGCTTGACGCCAGCTCAGGTGCTGCAACCGGTATTATTGTATTCGACGCGGAGGAAGCAGAGCGACAACACCGGACCGGCCATTCCGTCATCCTCGTGCGTCAGGAGACAACACCGGAAGATATCCACGGTATTCTGGCCAGCGCAGGCGTATTGACTACCCGAGGTGGCGTTACGAGTCACGCTGCTGTTGTAGCCCGCGACCTGGGCACTCCATCCGTTGTCGGTTGTGAGTCCTTTAAGGTGGATATGGAGCAGCGTGAATTACACACAGACACTGTAATATTGAAAGAAGGAGACGTTATTACCATCTGCGGTTCAACCGGACGAGTTATCCTAGGCGAAGTCCCACTCGTGCCTCCGAAATTCTCCAGAGAATTCTGCACGCTTCTGGAATGGACGAATGAATTCAAGACGATGCGCGTATACAGTAGTGTCAACACGCCGCAGGAAGCGGAGCTGGCGCGCAAGATGGGCGCAGAAGGCGTGGGCTTGTGTCGAACCGAGTTGATGTTCATGGACCCGGAACGCCTGCCAAGAGTAACACGCATGATACTTGCACGAAATCAATTTGAACGAAGAAAAGCATTAAACGAGTTAATCCCTATGCAAAAATATGATTTTCATGGGATTTTTCGGGCTATGGCAGGCAAACAAGTTACTATTCGTCTCATCGATCCGCCATTGCATGAATTCCTGCCGAACCCATCAGCACTCGCACTGGAACTGGAGCGTGCACGCGTGGCAGGCGATAATGAGCTAGTAGAAGAAAAAGAGGCGCTGCAACAGCGTATAGAGATACTCCACGAGCTGAATCCGTCATTCGGACACCGCGGCTGCCGTATAGGTATCACATATCCGGAAATATATGAAGTACAGACACGTGCCATCGCCGAGGCAGCACTCGAACTAAAAATGGAAGGAATCGAGGTGTATCCACGCATCATTGTGCCACTCGTGAGTGACTGGCGCGAAATGAAAAAGGTACGGGAAACCGTCGAAGAAACACTACAACAAGTATTCAGCATATACCGTGACCGGATTGACATTCCGATCGGTGTCTTCATCGAACTGCCACGCGCATGCATGACGGCGGATAAAATAGCAGAATACGCCGATTTTATTACATTTGGTACGAATGATTTGACGCAATCAGCCTACGGTTTCAGCCGGGATGACGCCGAAGGCAAATATCTTGCTTACTATTTGGACAATAATATTCTGCCGGAAAATCCATTCGTGTATCTCGATACGGAAGGGGTCGGTCGATTGATTGAAATCGCCATAGAGCAGGGGCGTAAGAACAAACCAAACTTGAAGACTGGCGTATGTGGCGAACATACGAGTGAGAAAGATTCCGTACTCTTTCTTCAGAATTTAGGCATGAACTTTATCTCCTCCGTTCCACAACGAATCCCTAGCGCTAGAATTGCCGCCGCACAGGCGGCAATCCGGACGCGAAGACATTTAGAAAACAGATAA
- a CDS encoding enoyl-CoA hydratase/isomerase family protein — MSVQTSVVRFEVEQGVMSVVLQRPEVLNAYSEEMLDGLIQAMEEAGRNKEVKALVISGAGRAFCAGGDVKSMSDFTPLDIHDFVGKLNYLVRSMSKLEKPIIAAVHGYAAGAGICLALACDLILASEDAKFSAGFAQIGLVADGGGMFFLPRTLGTYRAKEMLFTGKVLSATKAQEWGLVNEIYPAETVMEEAQKLAIQLAKGPSRTYAMVKKLANQALTADLEAMLDMERNTQAVMAGTADHREGVQAFKEKRKPLFSGE; from the coding sequence ATGAGTGTGCAAACGTCTGTAGTTCGTTTCGAGGTCGAACAAGGAGTCATGTCAGTCGTCTTACAACGACCTGAAGTGTTAAACGCTTACAGTGAAGAAATGCTGGATGGGCTAATACAGGCCATGGAGGAGGCAGGGCGCAATAAAGAAGTGAAGGCTCTCGTCATCTCAGGAGCGGGACGGGCTTTTTGTGCAGGTGGCGATGTAAAAAGCATGAGCGATTTTACCCCGCTTGACATCCATGATTTCGTAGGCAAGCTGAATTACCTTGTTCGGTCTATGAGCAAACTGGAGAAGCCGATTATTGCAGCTGTACATGGTTATGCGGCCGGTGCAGGCATTTGTCTTGCCCTTGCCTGTGATCTGATTCTGGCATCGGAGGATGCGAAGTTTTCAGCTGGATTTGCGCAAATCGGGCTTGTAGCCGATGGAGGGGGAATGTTTTTCCTGCCGCGTACACTCGGTACGTATCGTGCAAAGGAAATGCTTTTTACCGGTAAAGTACTTTCTGCGACAAAAGCGCAAGAATGGGGCCTGGTAAACGAAATTTATCCGGCAGAGACAGTAATGGAAGAAGCACAGAAGCTGGCAATACAATTGGCGAAGGGGCCTTCTCGTACGTATGCAATGGTTAAAAAGCTGGCGAACCAGGCACTTACGGCTGATTTGGAAGCAATGCTGGATATGGAACGGAATACGCAGGCCGTTATGGCGGGTACAGCTGATCACCGTGAAGGTGTACAGGCGTTTAAAGAAAAGCGCAAGCCGCTGTTTAGCGGTGAATGA
- the ymfI gene encoding elongation factor P 5-aminopentanone reductase, which translates to MKQHKYACITGASRGIGAAIALRFAKNGYDLTLHYHSSAQEAERLAEQCRSEGVKVSLARADLAAADGAESLYSQLPQAPDVLVLGAGVDAYGMIQDVTAEEWEKIMNIHVRAPFFCARLALLHMVRQRFGRIITVSSIWGMTGASYEVLYSTAKGAVISFTKALAKEVAPSGITVNCIAPGLIRTDMMTNSFNDDELRAIIEDIPAGRMGTPEEIAALAMFLASKEAGYINGQIISPNGAWYC; encoded by the coding sequence TTGAAACAGCATAAATATGCCTGCATAACTGGCGCAAGCCGAGGCATCGGAGCCGCTATCGCCTTGAGATTTGCCAAAAACGGATACGATTTGACGCTACATTACCATTCTTCGGCACAGGAAGCGGAGCGGTTGGCGGAGCAATGCCGATCGGAAGGAGTAAAAGTGTCACTTGCAAGGGCCGACCTAGCTGCAGCCGACGGAGCGGAGAGTTTGTACAGCCAGTTGCCGCAGGCGCCGGATGTGCTTGTGCTTGGTGCAGGAGTGGATGCGTATGGCATGATTCAGGATGTAACTGCGGAAGAGTGGGAGAAAATCATGAATATCCATGTGCGGGCGCCGTTTTTCTGCGCTCGACTTGCGCTTTTGCATATGGTGCGACAGCGCTTTGGACGCATTATTACAGTATCTTCGATTTGGGGAATGACGGGTGCCAGCTATGAGGTATTATACTCGACTGCAAAAGGAGCGGTCATCTCCTTTACAAAGGCGCTGGCCAAGGAGGTAGCACCTTCTGGAATTACAGTAAATTGCATTGCCCCGGGATTGATTCGCACCGATATGATGACGAATTCATTTAACGATGACGAACTGCGCGCGATAATCGAAGATATTCCCGCCGGTCGTATGGGAACGCCTGAAGAAATTGCCGCTTTGGCTATGTTTCTCGCAAGTAAGGAAGCTGGATATATCAACGGACAGATTATCAGCCCGAACGGAGCCTGGTATTGCTAA
- a CDS encoding DnaD domain-containing protein, producing MSDVLLRMLEAGTTSLPNLLLQHYRQIGLLDEEMMIIIHLLAFKAEGKPFPTMHELEERLSTEASVVVKRLQRLVQQGYISIEETVDPSTRVRSEWYCFTPLHKKVIACLEGKAISEDIPDAARNGSVKNLYAVFEEEFGRPLSPIECENLAMWIDQDGYSEALIMAALREAVISGKLFFRYIDRILFEWHRNNIRTPQQAREYSLKFRKHQQRSGQTLQQGLPTVAASGALPQEFPFYNWLEEETDS from the coding sequence ATGAGTGACGTCTTATTACGGATGCTGGAAGCAGGAACGACTTCGCTGCCCAATCTGCTTTTGCAGCATTACAGGCAAATTGGATTATTGGACGAAGAGATGATGATTATTATTCATCTCCTCGCTTTTAAAGCGGAAGGGAAGCCGTTTCCGACCATGCATGAGCTGGAGGAGAGGCTGTCCACAGAGGCATCCGTAGTGGTAAAACGGCTGCAAAGATTGGTGCAGCAAGGATATATTTCGATTGAAGAAACAGTGGACCCGTCAACACGCGTTCGTTCGGAGTGGTATTGCTTCACTCCGTTACATAAGAAAGTGATTGCTTGTCTGGAAGGAAAGGCTATATCAGAGGATATACCCGACGCAGCGAGGAACGGAAGCGTGAAGAATCTGTATGCCGTGTTCGAAGAAGAATTTGGACGGCCACTATCGCCGATTGAGTGTGAGAATCTGGCCATGTGGATTGATCAGGATGGTTACAGCGAAGCGTTAATTATGGCAGCACTTAGGGAGGCGGTTATCTCAGGTAAGCTGTTTTTTCGCTATATTGACCGCATTCTATTTGAGTGGCACCGTAATAACATTCGAACGCCGCAGCAGGCACGGGAATATAGTCTGAAATTCCGTAAGCATCAGCAGCGGAGCGGACAGACGCTGCAACAAGGCTTGCCTACCGTGGCGGCTTCTGGAGCGCTGCCGCAAGAGTTTCCGTTTTATAATTGGCTGGAAGAAGAAACGGATTCATAA
- a CDS encoding DUF3243 domain-containing protein, which yields MSVLENFQDWKSFLASRVAQAASSGMEQETMENMAYQIGNYLSNQVDPKNEQERLLKELWDAGNEEQRHAMAGAMINFVQNKKQ from the coding sequence ATGTCAGTCCTGGAAAACTTTCAAGATTGGAAGTCATTCTTAGCAAGCCGTGTAGCGCAGGCGGCGAGCAGTGGTATGGAGCAAGAAACAATGGAAAATATGGCATACCAAATCGGTAACTATCTGTCCAATCAGGTAGACCCGAAAAACGAGCAGGAGCGCCTTTTGAAAGAGCTTTGGGATGCCGGCAACGAAGAACAACGCCACGCGATGGCGGGTGCCATGATTAACTTTGTACAGAACAAGAAACAGTAA
- a CDS encoding sulfurtransferase codes for MDTLVAVSWLKEHLSDANLVVADCRFVLGSPDKGREAYEEDHIPGARYFDLEKDLSAPKTEHGGRHPWPQAQAFASKLAQVGIGNDTAVVLYDAQGGAMAARAYWVLKYIGHQQVALLDGGYGAWKAAGYPVTREIPTPVQVTYEPHVKGEWVRSMEDVRQSMAGEQAVLVDSRAFDRYTGESETIDPVGGHIPGAVNYDWQNIIDESGRIKDEEALRKHFAALPQDREVIVYCGSGVTACANLFALERLGYKNVKLYPGSWSDWISYEENEIAKGKE; via the coding sequence ATGGATACGCTTGTTGCGGTTTCATGGCTCAAAGAGCATCTATCTGATGCAAATCTTGTCGTAGCGGATTGCCGTTTTGTGCTTGGCAGTCCAGACAAAGGAAGAGAAGCGTATGAAGAAGATCATATTCCCGGTGCACGCTATTTTGATCTGGAAAAGGACCTGTCGGCCCCGAAAACGGAGCATGGTGGACGGCATCCATGGCCTCAGGCGCAAGCATTTGCGTCCAAGCTAGCTCAAGTGGGAATAGGCAATGACACAGCCGTAGTGTTATACGACGCTCAAGGAGGGGCGATGGCAGCCCGGGCTTACTGGGTACTAAAATATATTGGTCATCAGCAGGTCGCTTTGCTTGATGGCGGATACGGCGCATGGAAGGCAGCCGGATATCCGGTTACACGCGAAATTCCCACCCCTGTACAGGTGACATATGAACCGCATGTAAAAGGGGAATGGGTGCGCAGTATGGAAGATGTGCGTCAAAGCATGGCCGGAGAGCAGGCGGTGCTTGTGGATTCACGTGCATTCGACCGCTATACCGGGGAATCTGAAACGATTGACCCTGTTGGAGGACATATTCCTGGCGCGGTGAACTATGACTGGCAGAACATTATTGATGAGAGTGGAAGAATAAAAGATGAGGAAGCGTTGCGCAAGCATTTCGCTGCATTGCCGCAGGATCGGGAAGTGATTGTATACTGCGGATCAGGCGTTACAGCCTGCGCTAACCTGTTCGCACTTGAACGTCTTGGCTATAAGAATGTCAAATTGTATCCAGGAAGCTGGAGCGATTGGATTTCGTATGAAGAAAATGAAATCGCTAAAGGTAAAGAATAA
- the yfmF gene encoding EF-P 5-aminopentanol modification-associated protein YfmF → MNELSFISHEQERIGVHILPTQKFKTTTILLHIQLPLTEELVTKGALLPNVLQRGTERYPNPAQLQRHLDSLYGAIFNAGVVKRGEKQIIQLYLEIANEKFLADSRPLLEEGIRFLGEVLTRPLLENGAFAKKVVELEKEALTKRIEGLIDDKMRYANQRLTEEMCKEEPYRLLAYGIREQIPQITSEDLYAFYQEVLSSYPVDMYVIGDVQPDEAAKHLHQYIPLVASGAKELPPTTYKKTVTKEHTVTEEMSVAQGKLNIGMRTQIGYADDDYVHLMMYNGVLGGFPHSKLFMNVREKASLAYYAVSQLETQKGLCMIMSGIETANYEQALTIIKEQLDMMRRGEITDVELNQTKAMLTNQLRETRDSAAAIASMDYNGRLSGRRRSLEEILDGISRTTKEDVARVAQKVEIDTIYFLRGKEEAK, encoded by the coding sequence ATGAACGAATTATCGTTTATCAGCCATGAACAAGAAAGAATAGGCGTCCATATTTTGCCGACGCAAAAGTTTAAGACGACGACCATTCTCTTACATATCCAACTGCCTCTTACGGAGGAGCTTGTTACCAAAGGTGCCTTGCTGCCTAACGTACTACAACGCGGAACGGAACGATATCCGAATCCGGCGCAATTGCAGCGCCATTTGGATTCGCTATATGGAGCTATTTTTAATGCCGGGGTTGTGAAACGCGGCGAGAAGCAAATTATTCAGCTCTATCTTGAGATTGCCAATGAAAAATTCCTTGCTGACTCTAGGCCGTTGCTTGAGGAAGGAATACGTTTTTTGGGTGAGGTGTTAACGCGCCCGCTTCTGGAAAATGGAGCATTCGCAAAAAAAGTAGTCGAGTTGGAAAAAGAAGCTCTCACCAAGCGAATTGAAGGATTGATTGATGATAAAATGCGGTACGCTAACCAGCGCTTGACGGAAGAGATGTGCAAGGAGGAACCTTATCGCCTTCTTGCGTACGGCATTCGTGAACAGATCCCGCAGATTACCTCAGAAGATTTGTATGCTTTTTATCAGGAAGTACTGTCTTCATACCCAGTCGATATGTATGTGATCGGAGATGTGCAGCCGGATGAGGCAGCGAAGCATCTGCACCAGTACATTCCCCTTGTGGCTTCAGGTGCGAAGGAACTGCCACCGACAACATACAAAAAGACGGTAACGAAAGAGCATACGGTTACGGAAGAGATGAGTGTTGCACAAGGTAAGCTAAACATTGGTATGCGAACGCAAATTGGATATGCGGATGATGATTACGTGCATCTCATGATGTATAACGGCGTATTGGGAGGCTTTCCGCACTCCAAGCTATTTATGAACGTACGGGAGAAAGCGTCGCTTGCTTATTATGCTGTATCGCAGCTTGAAACCCAGAAGGGGCTTTGCATGATTATGTCTGGGATCGAAACGGCTAACTACGAACAAGCACTTACTATCATCAAAGAGCAGCTGGACATGATGAGACGCGGCGAAATTACCGATGTTGAATTAAATCAGACGAAAGCGATGCTAACCAATCAACTCCGAGAGACACGTGACAGTGCGGCTGCGATTGCGAGCATGGATTATAACGGACGCTTGTCCGGTCGTCGCCGCTCGCTGGAAGAGATTCTGGACGGGATTTCCCGCACGACAAAGGAAGATGTCGCACGTGTAGCGCAAAAAGTAGAAATTGATACGATCTATTTCTTGCGTGGAAAGGAGGAGGCGAAATGA
- a CDS encoding DUF3388 domain-containing protein: MEIEKQDWYLEYEIHKNRPGLLGDVASILGMLAINIVTINGVESLNGTINRRRGMLIQTDDAKKIELLGSILEKVDNITLRKLRQPTILDLLAVRHGRYIERDAEDKKTFRFVREEIGVLVDFMAEIFKREGNQLIGIRGMPRVGKTESTVAACVSANKRWTFISSTLLRQTVRNQLTVEEMNGNQHVYLIDGIVSTMRSTERHAMLMREILRMPYTKVIEHPDIFVRETEYEMSDFDYVIELRNHPDEEITYENVETGFSGFDIP; this comes from the coding sequence ATGGAAATAGAAAAGCAAGATTGGTATCTTGAATACGAAATTCATAAAAATCGGCCCGGACTATTGGGAGATGTCGCTTCCATCCTTGGAATGTTGGCTATTAACATCGTTACAATCAATGGGGTCGAATCCCTGAACGGAACAATTAATCGCCGCCGTGGCATGTTGATTCAAACCGATGATGCAAAGAAAATCGAATTATTGGGCAGTATATTAGAGAAAGTTGATAATATAACGCTGCGCAAATTGCGCCAGCCTACGATACTAGATTTGCTTGCGGTTCGTCATGGCCGCTATATCGAACGGGATGCGGAAGACAAAAAAACCTTCCGTTTTGTACGTGAAGAAATCGGGGTTCTGGTTGATTTCATGGCCGAAATCTTTAAGCGGGAAGGCAACCAGTTGATCGGTATTCGCGGAATGCCGCGTGTCGGCAAGACTGAATCCACGGTCGCTGCCTGTGTATCCGCCAATAAGCGTTGGACATTCATTTCCTCTACATTGCTGCGCCAAACCGTGCGGAATCAGCTTACTGTAGAAGAGATGAATGGGAATCAGCATGTATACTTGATTGACGGCATTGTCTCTACGATGCGCAGTACCGAGCGACATGCCATGCTGATGCGTGAGATTTTGCGTATGCCATATACGAAAGTGATTGAACATCCTGATATTTTTGTCCGGGAGACGGAATACGAGATGTCAGATTTTGACTATGTTATTGAGTTGCGTAACCATCCCGATGAAGAAATTACATACGAAAACGTAGAAACAGGATTCTCCGGATTTGACATCCCATAA
- a CDS encoding serine/threonine protein kinase yields the protein MDMWKRWRQRIKEWWLDRPHEPGTVVKNRYTVTRMLGMGSYGISYLVFDRMQNEERVLKQVRPSRLNSPKGRPLYEYEIELLATLRHPQMPYLFDAFEENEQLYYVMSYIKGSTLEDMLFQQDASFTEPEAWRVILQILTLVKYLHSRRIIHRDVRIPNVIWNDGTVYLLDFGLARYVDDSPSFLQDTDSHYWLEKKLKREVHPRSDMYALGHFLLFMLYSTYEADEDEPERGWERELSLAPETVRMLRRMLQFDQPYETADELEKDILTFLQSYEKENSQKT from the coding sequence ATGGATATGTGGAAACGTTGGCGTCAACGCATAAAAGAATGGTGGCTTGACAGGCCTCACGAACCGGGTACAGTTGTTAAAAACCGCTATACGGTTACTCGCATGCTCGGTATGGGCAGCTATGGAATTTCTTATCTTGTATTCGATCGCATGCAAAATGAAGAGCGGGTATTGAAGCAAGTCCGCCCTAGTCGGTTGAACAGTCCTAAAGGACGTCCGTTGTACGAATATGAGATTGAGTTGCTTGCCACGCTCCGCCATCCACAAATGCCCTATTTATTCGATGCATTTGAAGAAAACGAACAGCTTTATTATGTCATGAGCTACATTAAGGGCAGCACATTGGAAGACATGCTGTTTCAGCAAGACGCTTCATTTACTGAGCCAGAAGCATGGCGTGTTATTCTGCAAATTTTGACACTGGTCAAATATCTACATAGCAGACGTATTATTCATCGTGACGTACGGATTCCTAATGTAATCTGGAATGATGGCACAGTATATCTGTTGGATTTTGGACTGGCTCGTTACGTAGACGACTCTCCTTCGTTCCTTCAGGATACGGATAGCCATTACTGGCTAGAAAAAAAATTGAAGCGGGAAGTTCATCCTCGAAGCGACATGTATGCGCTTGGCCACTTTTTGCTGTTCATGTTATACAGTACATACGAAGCAGATGAAGATGAGCCGGAACGCGGCTGGGAGAGGGAATTGTCGCTTGCGCCCGAAACTGTACGGATGCTCAGACGCATGCTACAATTCGACCAACCATACGAAACTGCGGATGAACTGGAGAAAGACATCCTGACTTTTCTGCAAAGCTACGAAAAAGAAAACTCGCAGAAGACGTAA